One Vicia villosa cultivar HV-30 ecotype Madison, WI linkage group LG5, Vvil1.0, whole genome shotgun sequence genomic window, CTAATTGATAGAGCAACCATTAACAACTAAGTAAATAAAAAGGTGGGCAGATGCAATCTTGGAAATTGGAGATAAGGTGTCTCCATAATCAAGGCCAAATACAtatgtataatttttttatgagGCGAGCTTTTATGTGGTCAATCTTTTCATCAAGCCCAATTTTATTACATAAACTCATTGATAACCCACTGTAATTTTTCTATCATGTTAAGGAATAAAATCTCAAGTATCATTGGAGTGTAAAGCTACCATTTCATTTATCATAGCTTATCATCATCTAAGGTCTCAGATAGCTTCACCTGTATTTTGGGAATAAACACAAAATTTGAGGAAATCATTAAACTATATAGGATGTTGATAATCGATGATAACCCAAATGATAAACATAAATATTATTATGATTACGAGATGATATGCAAAGGttgatagttcaacaaagaaATTAATGAATTTTGAGGAACGAGTGGAGGACATGGCCTATGTTGATTGGTGTGAAGAGCGGGTGTAGGGATAAAGACTAGTGCGAGTGAAATTGAAATAATTATGACTTATGGAGATAAAGATTGTAACTGACCATAATTATTGGATTTTTCGGGAGTAGAAGGAAATAAGCAATGAGTTGTGAAAAGGCTAACATCAGTAGAGACAATGTATCAACAAAGATCTGGAAAATAACATCAATAATATTTCTACATGCGAGAGTAGTCAAGAGAAAGACAATTGAGAGACTTTGCTGCAAGTTTCTTTTTACTTAGAATAAGATCGGGCACAAAAAATATGCACATGAAGACACATAATAGtagagaataataaatatgttATCGTAGGGAGCAAGATGGAATGTGGTACCTAGTTGTTAAGTACATATTAGGGCATGTGATTGCTTAAGTATCAATTTGTAAGGATCACATCTTCCCTAAAACAAGGAGCTGCATTATTGTGGAGGAGTATGATACAAGCCATTTCAACTAAGTGTTAATTCTTTCTCTCAGCAACGTCATTTTGTTGAGGGGTATGGGACACATAAGGTCTGATGAAGGACACATTGTGAAGTAAAAAAAGATTGAAAATACGTAGAAAAGTATTCATGAATATTATCACTTTGCAATATTTTAACGGAGGACCAAATTGTGAGTGTGTTTTTGAGCAAAAAATTTGAAAAGTTGAGAAAACATCTGAGCCCTTTTTCATCAAAAATATCCAAATGCATCTAAAAAAGTCATACAAAATATTGATAAAGCGCACAGTAGAAAGGAACTGTGGTTATGAGATTAATTTGTTCAATGCCTTGACATTTGATTTATGATCCATTAGCCAAGGTAATATTTGAAAGTGTATCCATATAAGTCAAATACAAGAAAAGTAATTTTTTTGCCAAACATGATCAAAGGCGGGTATGGATCCAAGGTCTGAGTGAAGAAGGCTTTGTAACAAAGACAATATAATTACTATTTTGAACAACAAATGCAATAGGTGACATAGTTTGCATTTGTGGCACTAATCTTTTAGTTTTAATCGCGATAGCCCGACTTGCATAGCAATCTAGGGATGACACGGGATACTAATTCCCGTCATTCGCTCCGTTTAATAAATATGATATACATATTCGTCTTATATCTGTGCGGGTATCCTCCAGGCGGATATCCATTAATTTTTAAATACCCACGTATGTTTACAGATAtccataaatattatttaattattttttaaaaaataatataattaatttctcttatctcttttcaaatttaatagataataataataacaaaaataaatcacattcattttatttcttctttatcaaataattatacaaaattcaacataataataataataataataataataataataataataataataataataataataataataataataatttcatatttaataaaatagcaataataattttaattaaataaatagttaaatgGTAGTGCACTGccaatataaaatagttttacactgtcatccaatagagaaTCATTAAAATGCCATGTcagtaaagttttttttaaataaaagaatgctTTAATTGGATACaaggtggtgattggttgacagtgtaaaaatattttacactgtcaatgcatgACCCCTTTTTCTCTTAAATAAATtagtatttaaataattttgttaattattaatgaatacaCATATTTGCAGGTACATGTACCATCAAATTCGTATTCGTGTCCGTAAAGAAACGAATAATTAAATATCAATTTATTTGGATGCCTATTAAGTTATCCAACTCGTGCCTGTGAGAGATTTTACCCACGGATACTCACAGATACTTATTAAATTATTCAACCCGTAATCGTAATAGATTTGTGACATACTTTATCCGCAGATACTCACATATATGGTTTGTTTTGCTATCCCTAATTACAACGAAGGTGGTCGGTACTGGAAGCCGATGGTTATGACAAGCGAGAAATATGTAAAAAAACGATTGGGATGATCGCCCAAAGATTTCACGACAGTGGATCGCAATAGATAAGGGGCCTACTAGTTATAACATAACTGAAAGAGAAATTCTCTATGCACCCATATGGCTTCTCATGGATCCctggtgaaaaccccaaaatacccctatatttcggatatgcatatgcgaaggcacattttttcaaaaaaaaaaaaaggtgacttcacatatgcatattcgaaatcaccatttttaaaagaaaaaaggcGCCTTCGCTTATCCGAAATATATTGAGTTATTTCAGAAAATGCAACAGCCAACCCCCACTCTTTCCATTCACTTCAAACATCAAATACCCCCTACAATAAAAGCCCATTTttatcaaaaattgtattgaacatTCACACTCAACAAGTTTCATTCAAACATTTATAAAAGCTCAAAACTCATTCCAACTTCAATAAAAAGCTCAACAAATTTGTAAGTTTTCAATACTCCTTGCCAAGCTCAGAGTTAGAATTTAGGGTTGTTATAATTTATTACAATGTGTAGGATGAATTTATTGTTGTTCAATGTTAGTGTTTAGatgttaaaaatttgatttttgacGAGTTAGGGCAAGAAGTGGATTGTTCGCAGGTTATTTCGCAAGTACATATCTGAAATCCTCTTTGACAAGTTTCAGATATGCACTTGTGAAATGTTCcctgagttgtttttttttttaattttcaaatttgtttcatAAATGTTATTAACTAGTGccattttttcaagaaaatggaTGACAACCAGGCACCGACTGATCAACTGAGATAGGGGAGGCCAACCCAGACATCCTTAGCTCGACGCGAGAGAGCCGCACAACAAGAAGTAACTCGGGGATGGAGCCGAGTTCGCATGGAGGAGGTACCTATAGGATCTTCATTTGCATCGAGGAGTCGCCTTCTCGGGCGTCTTCCTCTTATGAGGTTACTCGGGAGGATGAGGTACCTGAGCACGTTGAGGTACCTGGGTAGGAGGTTCACACTGAGCACGACGAGGATGCTCAAGACGGTTTAAATGATGCACATGAAGGCGGTGCCATCGGCTACCCAAGAGGGCTTTCTGACACGCCTGTCTTGATATACTATCATGACCATGCCGCTCGATATATTTGGGATGGCGAGGTTTTTTTCTAACTAAACTTTTTAATTTAAACGGTTGATTCATGATCCAACAACAACtaatattgttattttttatacCTGACAGAAACAGATGCCCATAAAATTTGTGAACCATTCGCGGaaaatatttgatctttttaaacCACGGGCTTAGTGGTTTAATGATGTTGTTGCTGGATCTAGACTTGGCGGATTATGTTGTACCAGATATGTTACCATTAGCCATGACATGCATGGGGCATTTGCCAAAAGGTGGCACAatgagacgtcttctttccactttcctgttggggagttgacgatcacacTCCATGATGTGGCTTGTCTGCTCTACCCGCCTATCAGAAGAGGGTTATTGGACCATTCCCGGATACAGAGGGTTAAGGCCATAGAGTGGATGGTGGATTATCTAGGTATGGACCCATTTATGGCTAATTTTGAGTGTAGGACAACGAATAGGGCGCATGTCAGGTTCTTCACCATGAAAGAGATTTATGAGCACCACTTGGTGACGACAACTGCTGCCGAGGATGAGGGGGTGCAGTTTTTGTTGAGTACCACCGCGGTTGTGCTTTGCGCACGTCcctctttgtggacaaaagtgcaacctacatGGACGTGACATACCTCCGGTACTTTATAGATTTGACTACAGTTCATAAGTGAAACTGGGGGACCGCCATTCTGGTGTACCTATactagaagctgaatgaagcaTGCAACTAGAGGACCAGAAAGTTGACTGACTCTTGCACACTCCTCACTgtacatttctttttaattatatcacATTTAATATGTTATTTGTTAAGTTGTactaaaatattttcatatctgtGTTTCAAatctggatcatctcttacttcaaCCGCATTCATGGCTATGATCCTGATCTGTTGTACACTGACGCCATGCCTAGGGTTGCACGATACATCCTCTATAGGAGGAATCATAAAGTGGTGGCATATCGAATATACCTCGATCGTACTGCTCATGATGACATCAACTGAACGCCCTTCCGTGATTACCATGATGTTGTCCCCTTCGACCGCATCTCattatattctggatggttggcataTGGAACCAATACCATGGTCAGATATCTTCCGGATGATACATAGGTTTCCTTTTACGGCTGCTCTCGACACCATTATCCGCCGAGATCTCACTGCTATCTTtcaggattgggagcatcatttGGTACCAGGGGAGTATCGAAGTATGCGGTCCACCCAAAGCTGGCACTGTGTAGACGGATACGTGACATGGTTTTTTCAAGTGTCACATCCGATCATGACACTCGATGCTCCTGGGCGTCCACCTAGGCCAGCGCATGAGGAGCTGTTGGAGAATCAACAGACCGCagatgaccatgccattgatctcctgccgatatgtTAGCGGATACAGTTGATTGGGCAGGAGTCGTTGGACAGGGGGATCATTCAGGAGGGCGGTGCAGAAGCGGTTGTCATCATGAAGAGGACTGTTAGTGAGGCGTCTAGTGCAGTAGGCTATAGGAGACAGAGGAGGTCGCAAAGGGTTAGGATTAGACATACTCACTAATAGCAATAGCCTATGTTTTATGACTTTTTGTTAGTGTTGTAATAACATGGTTTTTTCAAGTGTCACATCCGATCATGACACTCGATGCTCCTGGGCGTCCACCTAGGCCAGCGCATGAGGAGCTGTTGGAGAATCAACAGACCGCagatgaccatgccattgatctcctgccgatatgtTAGCGGATACAGTTGATTGGGCAGGAGTCGTTGGACAGGGGGATCATTCAGGAGGGCGGTGCAGAAGCGGTTGTCATCATGAAGAGGACTGTTAGTGAGGCGTCTAGTGCAGTAGGCTATAGGAGACAGAGGAGGTCGCAAAGGGTTAGGATTAGACATACTCACTAATAGCAATAGCCTATGTTTTATGACTTTTTGTTAGTGTTGTAATAACCGTATATTTTTCACTTTCAAAACAActtttgattaatatattttaatattttattttagtttacgtattttttatttactaatcattttattgaaaaaaattaattaaattttattaggaCGTTGATCCGATTTTAACAATCtatatatgtatttttttcaGACTCATAGCACATTTCAAATGTACATATCCAAAACTGGTTTAAGAAATTTTCGAATATACATATGCGAAAAAACCTCTGAGATTTCCATTCTAACGTTTAAattataaaacttaaaaaaaaaaatttgaatatgcatatccgaaacatcttaaaaatgtgaaaaattaCATTTGAATATGACATTTTGAAGTTCTTAGGAATGTTTTTCACTTGTATCAATAAGTAAGGGTTCACTCCATTTCTTACACTCCATTTCttttccattactatagttttttgtgcataaagttaaataaataataaatatatgtcacatgtcttagaaatacgtgtaatatataaaaaaattataataataaaaaagaaatggagTGAATCCTTACTCATCAATATGGATGCATTGAAATATTCCCTAACTAAAAAGTGTATAAAGTAATGGATAGACAAATTATAcattcaagaaaaaaaaaaatgCATTGCAGCCCTAGGATAAGTGAACCATTACTAACACCATATGGAAATTCTATAAATTATATGTGCCCATACTCAAATCACATTTTAACATTGAATTATAATTCTGTTACAATAAATACATTGAATTTTAACGAAGAATTCTAGGAAGTTAAACAATATTTAAATGTAAACCGCCCGACATATaatcaaaattttaatgaaacTTTTGAACGAGAAGGCATTTCCAAAAAATATTAGCAATAAAATCGAATATTAAGTGTATTGAACCAAAAGGTGGTCTCAAACTGCAACTTGCACTATAATAATAAACTCATGATGTGTAACAACCAAAGGAAATTAAAGTTCGGATAACTATAATCACAAAATAGACAAGCTCTAAATTCTGAAAACATAATTGTCACTTTTGATTAAAAATTATCCAAATCACAAGAAAACAAACAAAGGACTCCAGAAAGTTATCGTCATCATTTACCCACCAACAGAACCATATACTCCGGATAGTTGTTATCGTCATCGCTTAGCCGCCGCCAGAACCATATTTCTTTCCAAACAAAACCAGCTGCAGCTTGTCATAACCAGCAAGCACACCAGCACCTGCAACAGCACGTAATATGTTTGCACCAGcacctttgaaaagagatttagTACCCTCTTTTGCAACAATGGTTTGGAATGCATGCAAAGAGCTCCTATACTTCACAGCTTCTCCAGAGGTCATCATCATCCTTCTACGCACGGTGTCAATGGGATACGAAGCCAGACCAGCACCAATTGTGATGGCCCATCCCAAAAGGAAACTAGCAAAGAAACTATCCTGTTAACAAGATGAGTACCATGGGTAAGAAATTATAAACATGAATCACAATAAACATGCATTCTAAGAGCATCTTTTTCAAACTATATTATTGTCATACAAAATCACATAACAAATTATTTAGATTCAAAAAAATAATGGCTGTAACCATAAATTCAAAGTAAAACCTGCTGAGAGGAGTAGTGTTACTTTAACACAACACAAATTAAGAACAAATTTCACATTCAGATTTTCTGCATACCTGCATATCACCAACCAAAACAACTGGTTTCAGAGAATCGTACATTCCAAAGTAAAGACCACGATACACAATAATTCCAACACACGAGATGTTGAATCCACGATAAAGGCCGGCAATGCCATCAGACTTTAGAGTTTTCCTGTAAACATCAACCATTCCATTGAATTGCCTCTCACCACCCTTCTTAGCAGCCTTAGCGTCATTTGCCAAACGAGTACGGGCATAATCCAAAGAATACACAAATAAGAGTGAGGAAGCCCCAGCAGCCCCACCAGATGCTAAATTCCCAGCAAACCACTTCCAGTAGCCATCTCTgtcttttttaaaattgaaaagccTCTTGAAGTAATCCTTAAAAGCAAAGTTCAGAGC contains:
- the LOC131602328 gene encoding ADP,ATP carrier protein 1, mitochondrial-like yields the protein MADGPQYPSVAQKLGGHSYLVSRLSSNSGYRNYSTSGAFTDGGVHASGLAIASPLSSFTVPSPAEKGPSAFLVDFLMGGVSAAVSKTAAAPIERVKLLIQNQDEMLKSGRLSEPYKGIGDCFARTMKDEGVIALWRGNTANVIRYFPTQALNFAFKDYFKRLFNFKKDRDGYWKWFAGNLASGGAAGASSLLFVYSLDYARTRLANDAKAAKKGGERQFNGMVDVYRKTLKSDGIAGLYRGFNISCVGIIVYRGLYFGMYDSLKPVVLVGDMQDSFFASFLLGWAITIGAGLASYPIDTVRRRMMMTSGEAVKYRSSLHAFQTIVAKEGTKSLFKGAGANILRAVAGAGVLAGYDKLQLVLFGKKYGSGGG